The sequence TCAGCTGATCTACAATGGGTTATGAAAAAGGAGCCCTAAAAAGAGCTCCCTGTGTTCGTAGTTGTGTTAAATTTAATTATTTGCAGCTAGAGGTATAAATCAGCTTTTGGGCGCATTGAACAATTGGACCTCACTCAATACAGGACAGGCTTTGGCTGCTGTGATGGTGATACGGAGGCCCTTCGTCTCCGTGTCTGGTAATAATAATATACGTTTATGACCAATTGTCGTTTCGTTCGCTATTTCTTTAAATTGACCGTGATCCAGCACTTCTACCCTGAAACTCTTTACACGCTGGCCCAGCGCAATGTACTCCTGCAATAATAAACGGTTGAAAGTCAAGGCTTTCTTGAAGTTCAGCGTGATCACCGGCGTCAGTGCGGAGTCGGTACTTGCCCAGTAAGTGCCGGCATCGCCATCCACCAGACTGGCAGGTTTTACCTGGGTTCTGGAGCTGGAAGCTGTTACTTTGGCATGCAGGGCCAGGTTCTTTTTAAATACCACCTCACGCATACGACGGGTCTTCAGTGCCATCGCCCCATTCCTTGCCTGTAAAGGTGTTTGGGCCAAAGCTGATAAACATGTAGTTTTCGAGGTCCTGCCACTCCAGCTGTGCTTTCGTAGGCAGAGGGCCGTAAGGGGCAATCTTCTGCGCGTTTGTAGCAGCCAGACAGGTTAACAGCCCGGCTGTAATCAATAATTTTTTCATCGTATTATATCATGGTTTCCGGAGTTAATACCATTGAGAGGAGGATTTCTACTATTAGTAGAGAAAATAAAGGAAGTCAAAGTTAAAATAGTAGAATTCAACTGTTCCGCCATAAATGAAAAAAATTGCAATTGCAATTCATTTACATTACATTTAACGACCAGCTACACAATACAATACACCATTCAATCATGTTATCGGCAAGAGCAAAACCAAAATGAAACATGAAAAAGCAGCATTTACACCGGAGAACATTTCTCAAAAACACAATGGCCGCCGGAGTCGGCCTTACCTTGCTGGATACTCCTTCCAGGTTATTCGCTAACGTAAAAAA is a genomic window of Chitinophaga sp. LS1 containing:
- a CDS encoding discoidin domain-containing protein, whose translation is MALKTRRMREVVFKKNLALHAKVTASSSRTQVKPASLVDGDAGTYWASTDSALTPVITLNFKKALTFNRLLLQEYIALGQRVKSFRVEVLDHGQFKEIANETTIGHKRILLLPDTETKGLRITITAAKACPVLSEVQLFNAPKS